The following proteins are encoded in a genomic region of Sulfurimonas sp. HSL3-7:
- the purE gene encoding 5-(carboxyamino)imidazole ribonucleotide mutase — protein sequence MKFVSIIIGSKSDYEIMKSCADTLEAFGVHHELIISSAHRSPERTKEYVAAAEKKGAQVFIAAAGMAAHLAGVLASKTVKPIIGVPMSASALSGIDALLSTVQMPAGMPVATVAIGKAGAINSAYLAMQILALNDEDLSVKLKEDRIAKAKKVEMDSMEIETIIK from the coding sequence ATGAAATTCGTTTCAATCATCATCGGAAGTAAAAGTGATTATGAGATCATGAAGTCGTGTGCAGACACATTGGAAGCGTTTGGTGTTCACCACGAACTTATCATCTCTTCGGCACACCGTTCTCCGGAACGTACGAAAGAGTATGTCGCAGCAGCTGAGAAAAAAGGGGCGCAGGTCTTTATCGCGGCAGCCGGTATGGCGGCGCATCTGGCAGGCGTACTTGCGTCCAAAACGGTCAAACCGATCATCGGTGTACCGATGAGCGCTTCGGCACTGAGCGGCATCGATGCCCTTCTTTCGACAGTACAGATGCCTGCAGGCATGCCGGTTGCGACGGTCGCGATCGGCAAAGCGGGCGCGATCAACTCGGCCTACCTTGCGATGCAGATCCTGGCACTCAACGATGAGGATCTTTCGGTGAAGCTGAAAGAGGACCGTATCGCCAAAGCGAAAAAAGTCGAGATGGACTCTATGGAGATCGAGACGATCATCAAGTAA
- a CDS encoding peptidase U32 family protein — MSKTKKVELLSPAGNLEKLKIALDYGADAVYGGVSHFSLRIRSGKEFTMDDFKEGIDYAHERGKKVYATINGFPFNSQLNLLKKHIEKMAELEPDAIIVATPGVLKLSQEIAPHIPKHLSTQANVMNVLDAQIYHDMGAKRIIAAREISLRDLTEIKKELPDLELEVFVHGSMCFAYSGRCLISTLQSGRVPNRGSCANDCRFPYEMYAANPETGTLFRLEEDPGVGTYIMNSKDLNLASHMKEILDSGAVDSVKIEGRTKTAYYAATTAKAYRMAIDDYYADDYHPERYQHELNSMQNRGFTDAYLINRPFEKHDTQSLDFTMQMGTHQVSGMVTEEGNHFLCKYKTYPGDKVEIMAPFDAKIEEVDNEIGNVTKEGDTYYITFKKLIAENGKEWESVHSGNVNPIRLPIQLPPYSFLRIPATEEMTQIPKV, encoded by the coding sequence ATGTCTAAAACTAAAAAAGTCGAACTTCTCTCACCTGCAGGGAACCTGGAAAAACTTAAAATCGCTCTTGATTACGGGGCTGACGCCGTTTACGGCGGGGTGAGTCACTTCTCTCTGCGAATTCGTTCGGGTAAAGAATTTACCATGGATGATTTTAAGGAGGGGATCGATTATGCCCATGAACGCGGCAAGAAGGTCTATGCAACCATTAACGGTTTCCCTTTCAATTCGCAGCTGAACCTGCTCAAAAAACATATAGAGAAGATGGCGGAGCTCGAACCCGATGCAATCATCGTAGCAACGCCGGGTGTCTTGAAGCTCTCCCAGGAGATCGCACCGCATATCCCCAAACACCTCTCGACGCAGGCGAACGTGATGAACGTGCTTGATGCCCAGATCTATCACGACATGGGGGCCAAGCGGATCATTGCGGCCAGGGAGATCTCGCTCCGCGATCTGACCGAGATCAAAAAAGAGCTGCCGGATCTTGAACTGGAGGTCTTTGTCCACGGTTCGATGTGTTTTGCCTACAGCGGCCGCTGTCTGATCTCGACACTCCAAAGCGGGCGTGTGCCTAACCGCGGCTCCTGTGCCAACGACTGCCGCTTTCCGTATGAGATGTATGCCGCAAATCCTGAAACGGGAACACTCTTCCGCCTTGAAGAGGACCCGGGGGTCGGCACCTACATCATGAACTCCAAAGACCTGAACCTGGCCTCACATATGAAAGAGATCCTCGATTCGGGCGCGGTGGACTCGGTCAAGATTGAAGGGCGTACAAAGACCGCCTATTATGCGGCAACGACAGCGAAGGCCTACCGTATGGCGATTGATGACTATTATGCCGACGATTACCATCCGGAGCGTTATCAGCATGAGCTCAACTCCATGCAGAACCGCGGTTTTACCGATGCCTATCTCATTAACCGTCCTTTTGAAAAGCATGACACGCAGAGTTTGGACTTTACCATGCAGATGGGAACCCACCAGGTCAGCGGTATGGTGACGGAAGAGGGGAACCATTTCCTCTGCAAATACAAGACCTATCCGGGGGACAAGGTGGAGATCATGGCGCCGTTCGATGCCAAGATCGAAGAGGTCGACAATGAGATCGGAAATGTGACCAAAGAGGGTGATACTTACTACATAACTTTTAAAAAGCTGATTGCGGAAAACGGCAAAGAGTGGGAGTCGGTCCACAGCGGCAACGTCAATCCGATCAGACTGCCGATCCAGCTGCCGCCGTATTCTTTCCTGCGTATTCCGGCGACGGAAGAGATGACGCAGATCCCGAAAGTCTAA
- a CDS encoding ARMT1-like domain-containing protein, with product MKIENACVECILNQSRRVTEAIRADDALSRRMLARVEALGKHFDFTQSPPEVASDVYEQMAQMAGMEDLYGELKAHATEKARTFLPQLHQVIEASSDKLLTAIKIAVAGNVIDLAAEVTFDLHEEMEKIFETNFAHDDVDQLAKAFEKASTLLYIGDNVGEHIFDYLCIETLQQLYPKLEVYYMVRGNPIINDVTMAEAKEAGFDTLCHLVDSGVNTPGFAYERANGASQKLFDEADLVITKGMGNYECLSPSPRPNLCYLLKVKCNVVAASLGQNVGDIICKMN from the coding sequence ATGAAGATCGAAAATGCCTGTGTTGAATGCATCCTTAATCAGAGCCGCCGTGTCACTGAAGCGATTAGAGCCGATGATGCCTTGAGCAGACGCATGCTTGCCCGCGTCGAAGCGTTGGGCAAGCACTTCGATTTTACGCAGTCGCCCCCGGAAGTTGCTTCCGATGTCTATGAACAGATGGCCCAAATGGCCGGTATGGAGGACCTCTACGGCGAACTGAAAGCGCACGCGACTGAAAAAGCCAGGACCTTTCTGCCTCAGCTTCATCAGGTGATCGAGGCATCATCGGACAAGCTTTTGACGGCGATCAAGATCGCGGTGGCGGGCAATGTGATCGATCTGGCCGCTGAGGTGACCTTCGACCTGCACGAAGAGATGGAAAAGATCTTCGAGACCAACTTCGCCCACGACGACGTCGATCAGCTCGCCAAGGCGTTTGAAAAGGCTTCGACGCTCCTCTATATCGGCGACAATGTCGGCGAACATATCTTTGACTACCTCTGCATCGAGACCCTGCAGCAGCTCTACCCGAAACTCGAGGTCTACTACATGGTACGAGGCAACCCGATCATCAATGACGTGACGATGGCAGAGGCAAAAGAGGCGGGCTTTGACACGCTTTGCCATCTGGTCGACAGCGGGGTCAATACCCCCGGTTTTGCTTACGAGAGGGCCAATGGAGCAAGCCAAAAACTTTTTGACGAGGCCGACCTGGTGATCACTAAAGGGATGGGCAATTACGAGTGCCTTTCGCCTTCGCCGCGTCCGAACCTCTGTTATCTTCTAAAGGTGAAGTGCAATGTCGTTGCTGCTTCACTTGGCCAAAATGTGGGTGACATCATCTGTAAGATGAACTGA